From the Ferviditalea candida genome, the window GGATAAAGAGAAGCTGAAGCTGTATACGAATCTGCTGTATAATCAAGCGCTGCTGATCGAAGGACTGCCGATCCAGGATCCGGTGGATTTCACGAACGATATCTGCAAAATTATGGTGTAAGCCGCTTCGCCGGAAAGAGATGAAGAACCCCGCTCTGGTCCCAACCAGGGCGGGGTTCTTGGCGTCCAAAGCCGGCTTGCCCGCAGGGAGCTTGATTGCCTCCGTTCAATCCATGATTGAGCAAGAAACCGATGAAATCCTATTGGGCTAGATGACAAACGTCAGCGCAGACAGGATTCATCTTGATCCGGGTAACGTTGAACTATTTTCCAGATGGGCGATGATGTGGAATGTGTCGAGTTTTCCAGGATACATATAAATTCTTTGACAAAAGCGGGCAGATCCGCCACCATTCTTGCCGATATCATATTGCGATCGACAACCACTTCTTTATCCACCCAAGCAGCCCCGGCATTTTCCAAATCGGTCTTGAGCGATTGGAAAGAGGTCATGGTGTAGCCGTCAACGATCTTGGCGGAAATAAGCACCCAGGGAGCGTGACATATTGCAGCAATCGGTTTTTTCATCCTTTGGAAATCTTTGGCGATTTGAATGACGTGCGGGTAAGTTCTTAATTTGTCCGGGGCCCAGCCCCCGGGAATTAAAAGACCGGCATAATCTTTGGATTTGACTTGTTCGAAAGACAAATTCGTTGTGACGGGGATGCCGTATTTTCCCAGGTAATCCGTTTGGGCTTTTAAACCCGCCAAATCGACTGTAATACCCGCTTCACGCAAACGCAGGATCGGATACCACATTTCCAAATCTTCAAATTCATGTTCAACAAAAATCAATACTTTCCTTCCAGCGATATTCATGAAAAAAATCCCCCAAAATTTCTTCATTTGTTTCCTAACTAGGATATGCGCCTAACCCCTTGTTGGTTGCAGACGTTTACGCATTTTCACCTACCGATACGATATAGCCTAAAAAATCGGTGGTATTTACCAAGGTGAAATAAATACAAAGCAACAAGATCAAACGAGCTACTAAGGGTAGTACCAGCGTAGCTGATACCACCCGCAAACGTATGAAAATTAATAAATAAAGCGCGCCTATGGTTAGGCGCGCCTCAAACCCGATAATACAATTACTTGATCTGATATTTCTTTACCAATTCATCCTTAAACTTTGCTGTCTTCTCGTCTGAATGTATATTTTGTTCAGTTTCATCGAGACTGTATTTTCCCTCAGTAACACCAGCAATTACATTTAAATCTGGGTACGTCAGGTCAGGTTTCAATACGAGGAGATATCTTTTACTTTTCTCCATGGGCTCGTAGCCTTCAATAGCAAATTGCGTTTTGCCCGGTTTAATACCGTTGTCAACAATGTAGAATGGTTCAGCTACTTTAATGATGTCTCCCTGGTTCAGTTGTTTTTTTGCTTTGCTAGCATAGACACCGTCGACTTTAAAACTGGTAATTGTATAAGCTTCCTCAGTCAAGCCGTCAGCGTTTCTAACGACATGGTTTACACTTTCGGCTGGTTTGCCGGAAATAATGAGTTCCGAGCGACTTTCAAGTTCACTTAGAGTATTGTAGCTGACTTTCATTGCATCGATCTCGGCAACTGATGTTTTACTATCAGCGTACATATATCCGCCAATAGATAATGCCAGAGCCACCGAGGTAATAATTATAGTTTTTTTGAATTTCATACTTACGCCTTCCACGTTAAATTCCGTATTTTTGTTTGATGTGGTCTTTATCAGCTGTTTGCACCATATTCTTGGACCAGTCTATTAACAAGTCTCTCATAACTGAAATAGCGTCAGTCCTAGCGGCCGAGTCATAAGGGATCGCATCGGCACTGACGATCGCTCATCCCGTCGGGTTGGAGATGCTGACCGCTTTTTGCGCGAATCGGGACGTGCTTGACCAGGCAAAGGAAGCGGTTTTGCCCGGTTCGACGTACTGCGTCCAATGGTCCGGCCAGTTGTCCGCAGGCGTTGTATCCGTTTCAAAGCTCGGATTTTTTAGCAGGTTGTCTGCTGAGGAAATCATTTTCGTATCGTAGTCCAGGTTGCCGTTGGCGAAATATCTGGCCGCGGAGGTTTGAACATTCGCATCGGTGGACTCAAGTTGATTGTTGTTGGCATCATAACCATACGTGCTTTTGTTGCTGTTGGCGTCGCTTTCTTCAACCAGATTGTTGTTGGTGTCATATTTGTAGTCATAAATATTGTTTTCCGGGTATTGGACTTTGATGACGTTCCCGAATTGTCGATCGCTTTCCAGCTATGGTCCGCCGGGTCCTGATAGAACTTCGGTTCCAAATAGATTTCCTCGGAAAAACTCCCGTCCGGGTTGAGAAAATGGGTGGAATAAGGTGTGCGCTTGCTCGGCATTTCGCCGATCGCAGGCTGAGAAAGCAAAGCAACAATACGGATTAAAGACTGATCTTCCATAATTAGCTTCGTGTTTTACGTATTTCTAAGAAAGGGCTGGTGACGATCATGAAGGAAAGCTTGGCAGCATTACGGGATCTTCAAGAGGCTTTAAGCAAAGAAGCCAAAGACAAAAATATTACGGAACAAGATTTGTTGAACGAATTGAAAGAATACGGGAAGAACTGTGGAAAGAAAGAACTAAAAAAGTTGCACACGATTGATCGTAACTGCAAAGATACATTGAATACATGTAAAGAACGTGAAGACCCTTATTTATTCAGGGTTTTTCACGTTCGAGTAAAGATAATACTACGCTGGTACTACCCCTACTAGGGCTGCTTTATTGCAAAGCAGCCTTTTTAGCGTATGTAGAGAAAGTATCATGTATATTGACACAAAATAAAAGTCGTTATTTTTTGGTGAACGCTTTCATGTTAATTAAATGTTATATATATTGACGCTAATTTAAATAATGATATATAATCTAACACATAAGGCGTCATATTTTTAGTTTTATGTAATATATACTTACATAAAGGAGAGGTGGCAAGGCAGAGGTGCTGTTATTTCGGAAATAAAGAACACCTTAAGGGAGATGGGGGATGGAATCCGTGAAAAAGCTCTTATTCATTGCTTTGGTTGGCGTAATGTCGTTAAGCGGCTTATTGGCGGGCTGCAGTTCCAAACAAACCGCCAGTACGGGCGATAAACCGGCATCGGGAGGAACATTGATTATCGGCATCGAGTCGGAGGCCGATGTGTTGGATCCGCATCGCGCAGGCGGTTGGGTTACTTTCAGGATTAATCGGCAAATCCATGAGTCATTGGTAACCGAGGATTTATCCAAACCGTCGGAGGAAGCGCCTGTTCCTCCTTTGAAGCCGGGATTGGCGGAATCCTGGGAAGTTTCGCCGGATGGACTGAAATACACGTTTAAATTGCGCAAAGGAGTCAAATTCCATGACGGAACCGACTTCAATGCGCAGGCGGTTGAATTCAACGTCCGTCGGGTATGGGATAAAAATTTTGAATATTATGACGCCCGCAGCGCAGGGAACTTAAACGCAACCTTTCAAAATTTGAAGGAGATACATGTTATCGACGATCATACCATTGAATTGATTTTCAGCAAGCCGTTTTCTGAATTTCTCCGCATGCTTGCTCAAGGGGGGATGGGCTCCGGGGGCATTGTCAGTCCGGCTGCGCTGAAAAAATGGGGCAACGATCAATATGCGGAACACCCGGCGGGAACAGGGCCTTTTAAATTCGAGGAACGGGTCCGCGGACAAAAAATCGTGCTGGTCCGCAATGATCAATATTGGGGGCAGAAACCCCATCTGGATAAAGTGATTTTCCGACCGATTCCCGATGCGGCCGCGCGCGTGACCGCTTTGGAAACGGGCGAGGTGGACGTGATCGCCGTTCCGCCGCCAGACAGCGTGGAAAGCTTGAAGTCGAAAGGCTTTAATGTCGTTCAAGGCACTCCGCCGCACGTTTGGTACCTGGCATTTAACTTTAATAACAAGTATATGAAGGATAAACGGGTTCGTCAGGCTGTCATTATGGCGATCAATCGAAAAGGGATGGCCAAGGATTTGTTGAAGGATACGGCAAATCCCGCATACAGCGTCCAATCGCCCGGCAATGAAGCGTTTGATCCGAATTTCGTCGATTATGAGTATAACCCCGAAAAGGCGAAACAGCTGTTGGCGGAAGCGGGTTATCCGAATGGTTTCGAGACGACCTTTCAGACTTCCGTGGACGGTTCGGGACAGCTTATTCCCGTTCCGATGGCAGAGTGGATCCAGCGGGATCTGGCAAAGATCGGGATTAAAGTCAAGATTGAGACCTATGAGTGGATTACCTACATCGGAGTTTGGCTGCAGGGCATGAAACCCGATGTCGGATTCAACCAAATGTCCTGGGGCTTTACGACCCCTTATTGGCTGGAAATCGCGGCTGATTCCAAAAGCGGGACGAATTCGGGCAAATATAACAACCCCAAAGTGGATCAGTTGATCGAACAAGCGATGTCCGAAACCGATGCGAAGAAAGCGATCAGCAATTGGAAAGACGCCAATAAAATCATTTCCGAGGATGCGGCCCTTGCGCCTATCGTGAATGACAAGGCTCCTTACGCCATGGCGAAGTATGTGGATGGATTTATAGCGCCGTCAGAGGAATGGTATGATTTGACCCAAGTTCAGTTGAAAAAGTAATTCAGGTATCAACATGGCAGATTGGAAATTCATTTTCCAATCTGCCATTTATCCAAATAATGAGAGGAGGATTATCGGTGGTAACCTATGCCTTGAAAAGGATTGTTTCCATTTTTCCGATCTTGTTTGGTGTCTCGTTCTTGGTATTTTTAATCGTTTATTTGATTCCGGGCGACCCGGCGGCTAAAATATTGGGTCAGGCGGCTACCGCGGAAAATATTCGGAGCTTGCGGGAAAGCTTGGGATTGGATAAACCGTTTATCGTCCAGTATGGGATTTGGCTTGGCAATGTCCTTGTCGGTGATTTGGGAACCTCTATTGCGATGCGGATTCCTGTGGCGGATGTGCTTTTTCCCAAATTGGAAAATACGCTGATACTGACGGCCGGCAGTTTGTTCATCTGTCTCATTGGCGGTGTTCTGATCGGACTTTTGGCCGGATTAAGGCAATATTCCTGGTTTGATCGGATCAGCATGTTCATCACCCAGTTCGGAGCCAATATTCCGGTATTCTGGTTGGCGATCGTATTAATGTGGATTTTTTCGTTGAACTTGGGCTGGCTG encodes:
- a CDS encoding type 1 glutamine amidotransferase domain-containing protein, producing the protein MNIAGRKVLIFVEHEFEDLEMWYPILRLREAGITVDLAGLKAQTDYLGKYGIPVTTNLSFEQVKSKDYAGLLIPGGWAPDKLRTYPHVIQIAKDFQRMKKPIAAICHAPWVLISAKIVDGYTMTSFQSLKTDLENAGAAWVDKEVVVDRNMISARMVADLPAFVKEFICILENSTHSTSSPIWKIVQRYPDQDESCLR
- a CDS encoding ABC transporter substrate-binding protein, yielding MESVKKLLFIALVGVMSLSGLLAGCSSKQTASTGDKPASGGTLIIGIESEADVLDPHRAGGWVTFRINRQIHESLVTEDLSKPSEEAPVPPLKPGLAESWEVSPDGLKYTFKLRKGVKFHDGTDFNAQAVEFNVRRVWDKNFEYYDARSAGNLNATFQNLKEIHVIDDHTIELIFSKPFSEFLRMLAQGGMGSGGIVSPAALKKWGNDQYAEHPAGTGPFKFEERVRGQKIVLVRNDQYWGQKPHLDKVIFRPIPDAAARVTALETGEVDVIAVPPPDSVESLKSKGFNVVQGTPPHVWYLAFNFNNKYMKDKRVRQAVIMAINRKGMAKDLLKDTANPAYSVQSPGNEAFDPNFVDYEYNPEKAKQLLAEAGYPNGFETTFQTSVDGSGQLIPVPMAEWIQRDLAKIGIKVKIETYEWITYIGVWLQGMKPDVGFNQMSWGFTTPYWLEIAADSKSGTNSGKYNNPKVDQLIEQAMSETDAKKAISNWKDANKIISEDAALAPIVNDKAPYAMAKYVDGFIAPSEEWYDLTQVQLKK
- a CDS encoding ABC transporter permease, producing the protein MVTYALKRIVSIFPILFGVSFLVFLIVYLIPGDPAAKILGQAATAENIRSLRESLGLDKPFIVQYGIWLGNVLVGDLGTSIAMRIPVADVLFPKLENTLILTAGSLFICLIGGVLIGLLAGLRQYSWFDRISMFITQFGANIPVFWLAIVLMWIFSLNLGWLPSSGMYDLRNDGSLMSLVEHLVLPSIATASVSLAVIARLTRSSIIEVMHADYTKTFRAYGMPEWKIVSKHAFRNILSPLLNMTGLQVGYLLGGALFVEVVFSWPGIGSQLYTSIVAQDIPMVQAGVLFVAISFVLVNLITDLVVAALNPRLRN